The Eulemur rufifrons isolate Redbay chromosome 29, OSU_ERuf_1, whole genome shotgun sequence DNA window ACggcctgtatttggagatagagcctttgAGGAGGTTAATTAAGGTTAAACGAGGTCATGAGAGTACAGTCTCATCCAATAGCCCCACCTAACCCATGCAcaaagaaaaggccatgtgaggacacagccacaAGGCAAAGTTTTTAAACCAGGAACAGCCTCACCGGACACCAACCCTGCTGCcacctcaatcttggacttccagcctccagaaatgtgagcaaATACATTTCTGTAGTAAGCCACCCGCCTGTGGTACTTGGTTACGGCAGCCTAACACGTTCCATGGCAGACTAATACACTCCATAAAGGTAAGCAACTTTTATCACAAGAAGCTTTATTAcaaaagggaggagaaaaaggcTACAAGAAGAGTTCTAACCTGAATCTCACCCCAGAATGGCTAGAATGCCTCACAAAAACAGTTCTTTCTCGTCTCTCCACTCACCAGATCCAAGGTTTTGAAACTTTAGTTTACACAGCATCTTCTGGGAGGATTCTCACTCGGTTCATCTGTGGAGGGCCCcaagagtctgcattttaaacatGCATCCCAGGCAAAAACACAGAGTTGTCCTGAGGTGCACTGCTGAAGAGGCCAACAAGTGCTGAAGTTTGGCCCACGTGTGCCCCGGCACAGCTAAAGTGCTTTTTTCTTTGCACTAGGGCACCACTGACTCACCAACAGGCACCCACAGAACTGTACCAACCACAGGTggcactttttttcctctttgtacaGATACTAATTCTTCTAACGCCCTTGATCCCAACTGATTCTGATTCAGGTAATTTGGAACCACATTTCCTGCTACAGACATAAAATTTATGAAGGCCTCAAAATTTCCTAAGGAAAGCTGTATAAATTTTCTTGGGAGTAATGTTAAAGATTTACAGTCTGAAAGGCAGATGCAGATTTGCTAGAATAGCCTGAAAAACTGCCTTATAACAATAGATTaagccacagagaaaaaaaatggagtgaTGCCACACActggcaatattttttttcttcagtattttcctCAAGAACTCTAATATTaaggaaagaatatttctttGAGAGTTGACACATCACTGTTGAAAATGCAGAAACATTAGATAAATAACATTGCTTGTTATTCACAATGGTGGATTTCTAAATTAATCCAGAAGGAAATAACATTTATGTGGGTGATCATTTTAATAAGTGAGATGGTAGAagacaacatttatttttaacaatatagAGAAATTCTGCCAAGAAACAGATGCCCTCTCACCAtctgagagaaaatgaaaatccacTATGAGAGAAAACTCAAGGTTGTCAACAGAAATTTAAATAAGGAGGCCCGGTAAAGAAAAGCCGACTGAGGTATATGGGGTAAACATTCCTGTCTCTAACGTTTGTTCACTGAGGCTGTGGTTTCTGAATTTAATGAAGGGATTATTATGCTCTTGGGCAGCACTGGAAAGATCTGCTGGACCAGCGGATCAGTATATAATGTTTCTTCCCTACCTGGCAGGCCTTGTCTATGAAGCTTATCAAAGGAAAATTCCTCTTCGACTGTCTTTGCCTGGATCATGTGGAACTTTTGTCAAGGAGCCATCAGGTGCCTCTGACCACACATCTGGCCAGTGCGTCTGTAGCCAGCATTCTGAGAATTCTTTACCCTGCCTCGAGCTAACAGAGCTGCTGGCTCCACCTAGAGGATGTCACTGCGTGACTGCCGTGTGGTTTGACTTAGACACTGGAGGGCTTTTCCTTGGCATGCAGCGCAGTGTGGGTCTTGAGTGCCCCCACGTACGTGAAGCTCCTTCCACACTCACCACAAGAAAAAGGCCTCTCCCCACTGTGATGGTACAAATGGGCCTTCAAACTTCTCTTCTGCAGGAAGCCCTTGCCACACTCAGTACACCGGAAGGGCCTCTCTCCACTGTGCGTATACAAATGGACCTTCAAACTCCCCCTTATGCAGTAGCTCTTGTCACACTCTGGACACTGGAAGGGCTTCTCACCACTGTGGACTCGCATGTGTTCTGTGAGCCTGTACTGCTGGGTGAAACTTTTGCCACACATAACACAAGAGAATGGCTTTTTGCCACTGTGCTGGAGCAGGTGGCTTTTCAAATTCCCTTTGAGACGGAAACTTTTATTGCACTCAGGACACtggtagggtttctctccactgtGGACTCTCAGATGTTCAGTGAGCTGAGACTGATGAGTGTAAGTCCTGCCACACTCGCTACACCTGAAGGGCTTCTCGTCCCTGTGTGTCCGCTGGTGGAACTTCATGGAGGCCTTCCAGGAGAAGCTCTTGTCACACTCAGGACACTGGAAAGGCTCCTCCCCGCTGTGCAGCCTCATGTGCTCGGTGAGGTGCGCGCGTCGGCGGAAGCTCCGGCTGCACTCGGCACAGGAGAACGGCTTTTCTGTGGTGTGGATCTTGAGGTGCTGGGTGAGCCCTGACTGGTGAGCAAAGGTCTTTTTGCACTCGCCACAGGGGAACTCCTTTGGCCTGCTGTGGACTCGGCTATGGCAGGCGAGCTTGGAGGGCCGGGTGAACCTCTTGCCACACTCCCCGCAGGAGAACGGCTTCTCCTCACTATGTAGACGCTGGTGGGCCTTCATGGCATTCCTCCAGAAGAAGCTCTTGTCACACTCTGGACACTGGAAGGGCTTCTTCCCACTGTGCTGCAATCGATGGGCTTTTAGGCTTCTCTTTAGGCGGAAACTTTTGTTACACTCGGGACACGAAAAGGGCTTTTCCCCTGTATGCACTCTGATATGCTCATCGAGTTTAATCTTGTAGATGAACTTCCTCCCACATTCATCACAAGAAAATGGCTTCTCTTCACTATGTGTCCTTTGGTGGGTCTTCAAGGTAGCCTCCCGAGAAAAGCGTCTGCCACACTCTGGACAGTGGAAGGGCTTCTTCCCGCTGTGCTGGGAAAGATGGACCTTCATCCCTCTCTTCAGGCGGAAGCTCCTGTCACACACGGGACACCGGAAAGGCTTCTCCCCACTGTGCAGCCGAAGGTGCTCAGTGAGCTCACACTGCTCGACGAAACCCTTGCCGCACTCCTCACAGCGAAACGGCCTCTCCTCTTTGTGCAAACACAGGTGCTTCTTCAAGTTGGCTCTATACCGGAAGGTCTTGTCACATTCAGGGCACGGGTAGGGCCGCTGTCCTGTGTGGACAACCTGGTGAGTGACTAGGCTGCCTTTCAGATAGTAGCTCTTCTCACATTCATTGCACTGGAACCGTTTCTTCTTACACGGGAATCTCTGGCTTCGCCTGAGTTCAGATTTCCCTCTGGATTTGCTTTTGTACTTTGGATATTTATAGGGCTGGTTCCTGGAGTGGCTCCTTTTGTGGTTTACCAAGTCACTCTTTCCCTGGAAGGCTTTCCCACAGACACAGCAGGGATAAAATCTTAGCCCTGCCGGAATTTCCAAGTGACCTGGGGTATCCGGAGGTTTATGCGATGGATCTATCTTGTCCTGATTAGATGCTGTGACACTGAGTTTTTTAAGTAGAGTCTCTGTTTTTTGGAGACTTGGAGATTGGAAGGTGGTTCTTTGATCCGATAAAGTCATTCTACCCTTCCCTGATAAGGTAGCACACAAGTCATGCTTTTGAAGACCATTTAAATAGGattcctcttcttttgtcccaAGAGTTCCTTGGTCACCTGGAGAACAAAAAAATACCACTCTCATCAGTGGTGATGTCTAATCTACAGTGGGATTCAAGGGCTGCCTTCATGTCACTAACAAAAAGGGAAAGGGAATCCCATTAATCTCAATGACTTTGTGACTCTACCTCCCacagataaattatatttagCTTTTATATTCCTTTCACCATGTGTTAAGAAATACCTTAGCATAAAAAAATTGCAAGCAGATATATCTTGTGAACTATAAATGACCCTTAGAGGGTTAAACAGAAGTTGGAGATAATTAAAATGAGTTACACTCTGGGGATCTGATTGTACTATTATAATATTTCCTTAGATCTGTGAAATAAATAGCACAATATTTAAGTTGGAAGACTTAGGTCATATTCTTGTCCTCCTTCTACCatagatttcaagaaaaaatttctggaagaaatgCTAATGGAAAGTATCTTTCTCAGGAATGTCCAAATGGCAATTTACTGAATTCACAAACACTGtagaaattatttccttttccaaagAATTCTGcattataaaaaagatatatttatataagcaCACTCACTACTGTTCCCAATGTAACAGCCATGATGACAGGACATAGAGGGGCCTCAGTTATCACATGATTACCCACTAGATCTGGAGAGGATAATTTCATTCACCTGAGCCATTGTATTTCAGAACTGCTTTTCCTCCAATGTCCTGTTGAATGAGATAATGGAATTCTCTCTTTTTAGCTCTTAACCTGGGACGAAATCTGAGTGGCACTACCCCCAGAAGACTCTCATTATGCTTGGTGTACATCTTAAGGacaacataggccgggcgcggtggctcacacctgtaatcctggcactctgggaggccaaggcagaaggatcccttaagctcaggagttcaagagtagccttagcaagagtgagacctcatctctacaaaaaaatagaaaaattaaccaggcatggtggcgcccgtagtcccagatactcaggaggctgaggcaggaggattgcttgagcccaggagtttgaggttgctgtgagctaggatgacgccacagcactctactcagggcaacagagtgagactccgtctcaaaaaaaaaaaaaaaaaaaagacaacataagTGATATTTGCAACTGGGTCATGTTATTGAATAAGTCAGCACTCAATGGCTTTTGCCTAGATCATGACAAGAGCACACTTACCCGTGTCCTGGAATCCTATTTCTCATCACTGGAAGTTTAATCTTCCTATAAACATGCTTTCACTATTTAACCCCAGCAGAAGAGCAGTTGTACTTATTGGTTGAGTACCACCTTGTACCAAGGGAACAACACTGATTTTTAGGGATAGCCACCAAAGTTGTTAATTCTTTGGTACTCAAAAAACTTTCCAGGCTCCTCCTTTTCTATAGGATGAAATCAAAGTTTTCACCTTGGCATTCTTGGCCTCAGATAATCTGACACCAACTTATGTTTCCCCTCCTATCTCCCATTATGTCCCAGAAACAGTCAGCTTCAGGCAGGTTGGTGtcttctctgttttctgaatGTAATGAATTTGTTCCCACCTTTGGGCCTCTGCTCATGTATTAGCCCAGCTGATAATTCTTTCCCTAACCCAATCTGCCTGAGGTTTAGCTATTTACATACATCCTAATTCCTTTCAGAGTCCCCCTGGTATACTGCTGTCTCTTctccattctttctcttctaaaTTCCTATAGCACTTTCTACCAATGAGACTTATAATTTTAACTTATAAGTAGTCTTACTTTATAGTTGACTGACTTAATTGCTATGACATTAAGACAATCAACAACTACAGTGTAAGGGttgttttatttatgtacatacacacactgtCTATAAAGTTGTTTGCTGTAGCCTAAGTAATATAATACTAATATAGTCCTGTGAGCCTGGTAGGtactcaatattgttaaattaataaatacatagacAGTGGCAATGCAATGAAACCCTTGGGAATTCTTTTATCTTCTTGGTGGAGCTTGGACGCATCCCCTGGGCTCAAATTCCCTTCTTCTTCATGGGAGTTCCTTGACTCCCAGGGATTCAGTAAAGCATTCACATACTATAAAGGTGAAATAGTCCCTTAAACATTAGAAGTGTTAAGGTATTTCTACGGTTTCCATTATGATTCAATCACaagttttttaatatttctattttcaaatggACACCATGGTGTGGCAGGAACGTGGTTTTTCCTTGGGGCTTTGACAAATGGATCCCTTACTCTTTTACAAGAAATTCtgtcttttcagttttttttttaataatgtgtaTATAACTTCCTtctataaaagtaatacattctCATATTTGCTACCCACTTGAGTAAAGAAAACCAACATTCTCCATCAAAACAATGTTTCTCATTGACTAGGTCTAGCCAACTGTCCAAAAAGAAAGATTCAGGAAACAAGGCTAGGAAAATTAATGATTCATGACCTTAGAACCATCTTACTCACCAAAACCTGATGATGTTCCAGTGTTCTTCAAGCCCAGCTGCTCATCAGAAGGGCTAATTGTCATTCTTCTTTCATCTAAGCATTCCTGATCTCCGATTAATAGCATTCTCCCTTGTTCCATCCACGTGATCAAATCTGGCTTGGAAAAAGCACAGCCTGCAAACAGAATCCACACAGACCCAGTTTGggtttactgagcacttaactaaaaattattttcacagttGACTTGATTCCTGGAGACATGAGACAAATGTTTGGTCAAAAAAAGGGAAGCCCTTGAAATTACATGAATGACAACGGAATATAGCTCAAGGAAAAGACCGTTTAGCTTAAATACTCTCTGCAATAGTTTACAAAATTAAAGGATGCAGAGAACGATAA harbors:
- the ZNF425 gene encoding zinc finger protein 425, whose protein sequence is MAQPASVTMTFDDVALYFSEQEWEILEKWQKEMYKQEMKTNYETLDSLGCAFSKPDLITWMEQGRMLLIGDQECLDERRMTISPSDEQLGLKNTGTSSGFGDQGTLGTKEEESYLNGLQKHDLCATLSGKGRMTLSDQRTTFQSPSLQKTETLLKKLSVTASNQDKIDPSHKPPDTPGHLEIPAGLRFYPCCVCGKAFQGKSDLVNHKRSHSRNQPYKYPKYKSKSRGKSELRRSQRFPCKKKRFQCNECEKSYYLKGSLVTHQVVHTGQRPYPCPECDKTFRYRANLKKHLCLHKEERPFRCEECGKGFVEQCELTEHLRLHSGEKPFRCPVCDRSFRLKRGMKVHLSQHSGKKPFHCPECGRRFSREATLKTHQRTHSEEKPFSCDECGRKFIYKIKLDEHIRVHTGEKPFSCPECNKSFRLKRSLKAHRLQHSGKKPFQCPECDKSFFWRNAMKAHQRLHSEEKPFSCGECGKRFTRPSKLACHSRVHSRPKEFPCGECKKTFAHQSGLTQHLKIHTTEKPFSCAECSRSFRRRAHLTEHMRLHSGEEPFQCPECDKSFSWKASMKFHQRTHRDEKPFRCSECGRTYTHQSQLTEHLRVHSGEKPYQCPECNKSFRLKGNLKSHLLQHSGKKPFSCVMCGKSFTQQYRLTEHMRVHSGEKPFQCPECDKSYCIRGSLKVHLYTHSGERPFRCTECGKGFLQKRSLKAHLYHHSGERPFSCGECGRSFTYVGALKTHTALHAKEKPSSV